The nucleotide window CGCTGATATTGCCTTCACTCTGGTTCCCGAAGATCACGACCTCCTCGCCTACTTTCGGAGAATCGAATCCGGTCAAGTCGATCATGGTCATATCCATCGTCACTCTGCCCGTGATCGGGACTTTCTCTCCGCGGTAGAGAATCATTCCCTTGTTCGACAGACGGTGGCTCATCCCATGGCCGTATCCCGCGCCGATCACACCGATAGTCATATCGCGAGGAGCAATGAAAGTCCTGCCGTAACTGATACTCTGTCCAGCAGATATCTCCCTGACGAGAACAAGCCTCGACTTGAATTTCATCACAGGCGCAAGTTCTATCCTGTCCCTCAGGTCGATTGACGGATAATGCCCATATGCCAGCAGGCCAGGCCTTATAAGGTTGAAATGAGAAGAAGGAAAGTTCAGGATCGCAGCGCTGTTTGCTGAATGAATATAATCGAAAGACACCCCCTTCGAGGAAAGGGTCGCCAGAGTCTCATTGAAGACCCTTATCTGGTCTTCTGTATAGTCGACATCGATATCTGAGGCTGGGAAATGAGTGTATATCCCTTCAAGGCTGATCCCGCTCAACCCCGACATCTCGATTATCTCCTCCACCGCACCGGCACAGGACAATCCTGCACGCCCCATCCCTGTATCTACTTCAACATGTATCCTGCAGGTCACACCTTTTCTTGATG belongs to Candidatus Latescibacterota bacterium and includes:
- the alr gene encoding alanine racemase, which encodes MKVDRLSAWVEVDLDAFEWNLERIRELAGKGTRVLLVVKADAYGHGAVRMSRFAAEKGVDMLGVATLDEGRELRKAGIELPIIILSPVLPDELEEVLESNLAVTASSLEFARAAAETASRKGVTCRIHVEVDTGMGRAGLSCAGAVEEIIEMSGLSGISLEGIYTHFPASDIDVDYTEDQIRVFNETLATLSSKGVSFDYIHSANSAAILNFPSSHFNLIRPGLLAYGHYPSIDLRDRIELAPVMKFKSRLVLVREISAGQSISYGRTFIAPRDMTIGVIGAGYGHGMSHRLSNKGMILYRGEKVPITGRVTMDMTMIDLTGFDSPKVGEEVVIFGNQSEGNISADDIAQWDGTLNYEVLCRISKRVVRAYLRSGKLDSLKSLLGVHKI